In Mustela nigripes isolate SB6536 chromosome 12, MUSNIG.SB6536, whole genome shotgun sequence, one DNA window encodes the following:
- the SQSTM1 gene encoding sequestosome-1, which yields MASLTVKAYLLGKEEASREIRRFSFCFSAEAEAEAEAGGAAGPGPCERLLSRVAALFPVLRPGGFQTHYRDEDGDLVAFSSDEELTMALSYVKDDIFRIYIKEKKECRRDHRPPCAQEMPRGLVHPNVICDGCNGPVVGTRYKCSVCPDYDLCAACEGKGLHREHSKLVLPAAFGPLPEGFSHSRWLRKLKHGYFGWPGWEMGPPGNWSPRPPRAGDARPSSAAEPAAGPSEDPSVNFLKNVGESVAAALSPLGIEVDIDVEHGGKRSRLTPVSPGSSSTEEKCGSQPSSCSSDPSKPDGDPEGVAQSLAEQMDKVALESGLPEEQMESDNCSGGDEDWTHLSSKEVDPSTGELQSLQMPESEGPGSLDSSQEGPTGLKEAALYPHLPPEADPRLIESLSQMLSMGFSDEGGWLTRLLQTKNYDIGAALDTIQYSKQPL from the exons ATGGCGTCGCTCACCGTGAAGGCCTACCTTCTGGGCAAGGAGGAGGCGTCCCGCGAGATCCGCCGCTTCAGCTTCTGCTTCAGCGCCGAGGCCGAGGCCGAGGCCGAGGCGGGGGGCGCGGCCGGGCCCGGGCCCTGCGAGCGTCTGCTGAGCCGGGTGGCCGCCCTGTTCCCGGTGCTGCGGCCCGGCGGCTTCCAGACGCACTACCGCG ATGAGGACGGAGACCTGGTGGCCTTTTCCAGTGACGAGGAACTGACCATGGCACTGTCCTATGTGAAGGATGACATCTTCCGTATTTACATTAAAG AGAAGAAGGAGTGTCGGCGGGACCACCGCCCCCCGTGTGCTCAGGAGATGCCCCGCGGCCTGGTGCACCCCAACGTGATCTGTGACGGTTGCAATGGGCCGGTGGTAGGGACCCGCTACAAGTGCAGTGTCTGCCCGGACTATGACCTGTGTGCTGCCTGCGAGGGGAAGGGCCTGCACCGGGAGCACAGCAAGCTGGTTCTCCCTGCTGCCTTCGGGCCCTTACCTGAG ggcttCTCTCACAGCCGCTGGCTGCGGAAGCTGAAACACGGGTACTTTGGGTGGCCTGGCTGGGAGATGGGCCCACCAGGGAACTGGAGCCCGCGTCCTCCCCGGGCAGGGGACGCCCGGCCCAGCTCTGCGGCAGAACCAG CTGCTGGTCCGTCGGAGGATCCCAGTGTGAATTTCCTTAAGAACGTAGGGGAGAGTGTGGCGGCTGCCCTGAGCCCTCTGG GCATCGAAGTGGATATTGATGTGGAACACGGGGGGAAAAGAAGCCGCCTCACCCCCGTCTCTCCAGGCAGCTCCAGCACTGAGGAGAAGTGCGGCTCTCAGCCAAGCAGCTGCTCCTCAGACCCCAGCAAACCGGACGGGGACCCGGAGGGCGTGGCGCAGTCCCTGGCGGAGCAGATGGACAAGGTTGCCCTGGAGTCAGGGCTGCCCGAG GAGCAGATGGAGTCGGATAACTGCTCGGGAGGAGACGAAGACTGGACTCATTTGTCTTCAAAGGAAGTGGACCCGTCTACAGGGGAACTCCAGTCTCTACAGATGCCTGAATCCGAAGGGCCAGGCTCTCTAGACTCTTCTCAGGAAGGGCCCACAGGACTGAAGGAAGCTGCATTGTACCCACATCTGCCACCAG AGGCTGACCCTCGGCTCATCGAGTCCCTGTCCCAGATGCTGTCCATGGGCTTCTCCGACGAAGGTGGCTGGCTCACCAGGCTCCTGCAGACCAAGAACTATGACATTGGGGCGGCGCTGGACACCATCCAGTATTCGAAACAACCGTTGTGA